TCTCAAAGGGCTGTTTACGCCTATTCTTAAGGATGCGGTCAATTTTGTAAATGCGCCGATGATTGCCAAGGAAAGGGGCATTCGGGTGGTTGAATCAAAAACCAGTCAATCCGATGATTTTACAAGTCTGCTCTCCATAAAAGTCAAAACCACCGATGAAGAAAATGTCCTGGCGGGTACTGTCTTTGGCAAAAATGAACCCAGACTGGTCAGGTTTAACACCTTCCGTCTGGAAGCACTTCCCGGCGGACCGATGCTTTTTGTCTATAACAGGGATGAGCCGGGAGTAATCGGTGCTCTGGGAACAACCATTGGCAACGGCGGGGTGAATATCTCAAGGATGACCGTGGGCAAGGAAGAGGAAAAAGGCCGCAATGTTATTCTTCTGAATACCGATACGTTGATTCCAAAGGATCTGCTCAAGAAGGTTAAGGATCTTGATAAGATTGAAGACGCCATGGTTCTTGAGCTGCCGTCTTTATTTAATGGTAAGTAAAAGATTTTCACTTTATTCTTGTTTCAACAGCAACAACGGGATGCGAGATGACTGAAAAATCACCAGAACAAAAAGAATGTTGCGAAGCCGGCAAGATATGGAAAGATGGAAAATGTGTGATGCCGGAGGTGACATTCATTGCCTTTATCATGTCGCTTAATACCGCGGCGCTTTTTCATCTTGGTGAAATCGCCGACCCTGCTACCGGCCAGAAGCAGAAGGACCCGGTTTTGGCCAAGAACGCCATTGATTCCTTAAGACTTCTGCAGGCAAAGACCACGGGCAACTTGACCGACGAGGAAAAAAATGTCCTTGAAAGCATCCTCTATGACCTCAAGATGAGGTATATAAAGATTTTTGGTTAATAGTAGCCGGCATTGATTATCGTGGCCTGGTTTTTTAAAAGAAAGCCGGGCCTTTTTTTATACAATTGGATATGTAACCCCGCAGGCCGGTAATTCATGGACGGACAGATTGAGTTTCAGACAATAACTGTCACCGCACCCGCAAAAATTAATCTGTATCTGGCGGTTACCGGTCGTCGTAATGATGGATATCATGATCTTGATACTTTGATGGTCAAGGTGGACCTCTGCGACACGCTTCATCTGCGGGTTATTGATAAAGGGATAAAGCTTTTATGCCCGGACAGCGATGTTCCTGATGACGAATCCAATCTGGTTTATAAGGCAGCTTCAGCATTTAAAGAATTAACCGGAATTACCAGGGGTGTCGAGATTACCCTTGAGAAGAAGATTCCGATTGCTGCAGGTCTTGGCGGAGGCAGCAGTGATGCAGCCGCAACTCTTCACGGTCTTCAGGAGCTGTTTCAGAAAAAGATAGCATCCAATGTATTAATTCCCATTGGAAGGACCCTGGGTGCTGATGTGCCGTTTTTCCTTTCTGATTATGATTCGGCTCGAGCCACAGGGATTGGCGACAGACTCGAGAAAAGAGAATTATGCGGAGAATTTTGGTTTGTTCTGGTCAACCCGGGCTTTGCAGTTTCCACAAAGTGGGTGTATGAGAATTTTGCGTTGACAACAGGGGGTAATCCATATATCTTAGGCCGCAAACTTGAAAGTGCCAATGGTAAGAACTTTTTCTTTCCTGATTTAGGGACGATTTTATATAACGATCTTGAAGCAGTTACGGTTGCAAAGTATCCTGAGATTCAGGTAATAAAAGAACGGCTTCTGGCTGCCGGTGCAAAAGGGGTATTAATGAGCGGCAGCGGCCCGACTGTTTTCGGAGTTTTTGAAGACGAAAGAATTGCTTTCGATGGTGTTGGGCAATTGAGACAGCGCTACAATAAGGTTTTTCTCGCTCGGCCGCATCTGGCTTGATTATACAGGGATGGGGCGTCGTCAAACGGTAAGACACAGGCCTTTGACGCCTGCATTTGTAGGTTCGAATCCTGCCGCCCCAGCCATCTATTATTGAAATATATCTCGATAATTAATTTTTCAATTGGGCTTTTTTGATTTAAGGTTTTTAAAATGAAATCTCTATTAAACCTGTCCCAATAACAGAATTACAATGAGTTATGAAATGAAAATATTTTCCGGAAATGCTAATCCCGAACTTGCTAAGGATATCTGTTCGTATTTGGAAATTCCTTTATCCAAGGTCGAGGTACGGACCTTCAGTGATGGCGAGATTTTTGTTGAAATTGGGGAAAATGTTCGTGGCAGGGATGTTTTTGTAATTCAGCCGACCTGCCCGCCGGTAAATAATAATCTCATGGAACTTGTGATAATGGTCGACGCCTTGCGCCGCGCTTCAGCGCGACGAATCACTGCGGTGCTTCCTTATTATGGTTATGGACGTCAGGATAGAAAAGTTGCGCCGCGAGTTCCGATTACTGCAAAAGTTGTTGCTGAAATGCTCATGGTTGTCGGTGTTCGCCGAGTACTGACCATGGATCTTCATGCAGGTCAGATTCAGGGCTTTTTTAATATTCCTGTTGATCATCTTTATGCAGCGCCGATACTTTTGGAATACATCTCGGGCAAGTTTAAAGACAACGTGGTCATGGTTTCGCCGGATGCCGGGGGTGTTGAAAGAACACGCGCTTTTGCAAAACGCCTCAATGCCGGTCTGGCGATTATCGACAAGCGTCGTGAACGAGCCAATGAATCCCAGGCAATGAATGTTATCGGAGATGTTAAAGGCAAAACTGCTATTTTGCTTGATGACATGGTTGATACGGCTGGAACCCTTTGTGCCGCGGCCGACATGCTGGCCGATGCCGGTGCAAAGGAAGTACATGCCTGTTCGACACATCCGGTACTTTCCGGGCCGGCAATTGAAAGGCTCGAGAATTCCAGAATCAAAAGTCTCGTAGTAACAAACAGCATACCACTGAATAGCAACGCGAAGAAATGTGAAAAAATAAAAGTACTCTCAATTTCAAAATTATTGGGAGAAGCGATCAGCCGCATACACTCTGAAGATTCCGTCAGTTCTCTTTTTGTGTGACAATTTCTGTCATTCCGGAAAAGGATTTTGGCGTATGCAAAAGATATATCGTATAACCAGGAGGCAACTTAAATGATACAAATGGATTTAACAGCTCAGGTTCGGGAAAATTTTGGTAAAGGTGCATCCAGAACTTTGAGAAGAGACGGTTTGACCCCGGCAATTCTGTATGGGCCGAAAATTGAGCCTATGTCCTTACAGCTCGATTCAAAATCCTTTACCAAGACTTTGCTCGCCATCCATAGAAGGCACGCAGTGATCACACTTGATATCGAAGTCGGCAAAAAGAAGGAAACCAAGCATGTCATGATCAGGGAGATTCAGACACATCCTGTTAAAGACTCACTTGTCCATGTCGACTTTGTTGAAGTTTCCCTTGAGGAGCCGAGCACCCTCAAGGTGCCTATCCGTTTTACCGGCAAAGCGAAAGGGGTTGATTTAGGCGGAGAATTGCATGTTTCAGTAGCCGAGGTTGCCCTGCAGGGAAAACTTCTTGATATTCCTGATTTTATAGAGATTGAAGTAACGAATCTGAATATTGGGGATGACATCAAATGCAACATGCTTGATATCCCGGCTAATATTAAATTGATCGGCATCAAAGGAGATTCTGTTTGTGTTTCAGTCCAGCATGCAATTAGTGCCCCTGCCGAAGGTGCGGAAGGTGCAGCTGCAGCCAGTAAGGGAGCAGAAGTATCATCTTCTGAATCTCCTGCAAAGGAATAATTAATTCCATTCTTCTGTTGAATCGTGTAATTTTATTGAAGCCGGAAAAAAAGGCAGGCCTTTTTTTCCGGCTTCTTTTTTTCTACAATTGCAGTTGAGTCGCCTTACTCCGCCTTATCCATGAAGATTTCAGTGAATTTATTTATCGCTGAAATAATTCATATTTATTGTTTTTTTGGGGCAGTTGAAAAAGA
The DNA window shown above is from Pseudomonadota bacterium and carries:
- a CDS encoding DUF1844 domain-containing protein; this translates as MTEKSPEQKECCEAGKIWKDGKCVMPEVTFIAFIMSLNTAALFHLGEIADPATGQKQKDPVLAKNAIDSLRLLQAKTTGNLTDEEKNVLESILYDLKMRYIKIFG
- a CDS encoding 4-(cytidine 5'-diphospho)-2-C-methyl-D-erythritol kinase, coding for MDGQIEFQTITVTAPAKINLYLAVTGRRNDGYHDLDTLMVKVDLCDTLHLRVIDKGIKLLCPDSDVPDDESNLVYKAASAFKELTGITRGVEITLEKKIPIAAGLGGGSSDAAATLHGLQELFQKKIASNVLIPIGRTLGADVPFFLSDYDSARATGIGDRLEKRELCGEFWFVLVNPGFAVSTKWVYENFALTTGGNPYILGRKLESANGKNFFFPDLGTILYNDLEAVTVAKYPEIQVIKERLLAAGAKGVLMSGSGPTVFGVFEDERIAFDGVGQLRQRYNKVFLARPHLA
- a CDS encoding ribose-phosphate pyrophosphokinase, whose protein sequence is MSYEMKIFSGNANPELAKDICSYLEIPLSKVEVRTFSDGEIFVEIGENVRGRDVFVIQPTCPPVNNNLMELVIMVDALRRASARRITAVLPYYGYGRQDRKVAPRVPITAKVVAEMLMVVGVRRVLTMDLHAGQIQGFFNIPVDHLYAAPILLEYISGKFKDNVVMVSPDAGGVERTRAFAKRLNAGLAIIDKRRERANESQAMNVIGDVKGKTAILLDDMVDTAGTLCAAADMLADAGAKEVHACSTHPVLSGPAIERLENSRIKSLVVTNSIPLNSNAKKCEKIKVLSISKLLGEAISRIHSEDSVSSLFV
- a CDS encoding 50S ribosomal protein L25 — translated: MIQMDLTAQVRENFGKGASRTLRRDGLTPAILYGPKIEPMSLQLDSKSFTKTLLAIHRRHAVITLDIEVGKKKETKHVMIREIQTHPVKDSLVHVDFVEVSLEEPSTLKVPIRFTGKAKGVDLGGELHVSVAEVALQGKLLDIPDFIEIEVTNLNIGDDIKCNMLDIPANIKLIGIKGDSVCVSVQHAISAPAEGAEGAAAASKGAEVSSSESPAKE